One stretch of Ostrinia nubilalis chromosome 11, ilOstNubi1.1, whole genome shotgun sequence DNA includes these proteins:
- the LOC135076112 gene encoding uncharacterized protein LOC135076112, with product MESRNNKKCVICNKRRSRGGSPLLLSRFPLDSDRCRMWVKNAGLEDLAYVPIEKLHQLKFVCGGHFTPESFNAKGTRLKNSAIPTLELSNPILPDEVLTEFPLHVKDSNKENLKTVLYDHSYCIPKKSNPVERVPLTTTTKQLNSTCLGAVDIPDSGISAKTTFEPLPSTSNAPEHMTYKPITHDDKNICHQDAQAEILVHSYKRPKKNIEMKDTSSTFTIKEKRLWRQLQNAKKTIRNIAKVVAEEHNRNFLNIKKLNSTIVNPTFKTKMRVKYAAHALSNTVAAILKMMAWKEVSDCNDTAFVIEQLDKLFDCTNGPSSLNDVKKGIRENVSTSSNHIESWTFYTDKLKSLKFITAENTILKNVKCVKGYQISIKSLNDIWEKLKNEGFKYMNLRQFNQDSLENLFGIIRQHSVTNRNPTITHFTAALKTSMVTGLKVPHSRSANCEADNNKHMLEYKDILKTNLKTTEIKINVQDSTDTEFYPVLSIPDPENLEQPIENLCSLENQPVVYVSGYLAAKLLQNSSCLICEECLSVKTPVDNDLYAYISLREWWHDKKSLVYPTIQLCTTVNEAKQFYHDHIADQIYMENVGKFIFLMLSTNCNFSWFKCQQHNK from the exons atggagagtagaaacaacaagaagtgcgttatttgtaataagaggcgaagtcgtggtggatcacccttacttttgagtaggtttcctctggattctgaccg ttgtcgaatgtgggttaaaaatgctggcttagaagacttagcatatgtacctattgaaaagttacaccaactgaagtttgtttgtggtgggcacttcactcctgaatccttcaatgccaaaggaactcggctgaagaactcagctattccaacactggaattgagcaatcccatcttgccagatgaagttttgacagagtttcctcttcatgtaaaagactccaataaagaaaacctcaagacag ttctttatgatcattcatattgcattccaaagaagtcaaatccagttgaacgag ttccccttacaactacaaccaaacaactaaattcaacatgtttgggagctgtggatataccagattctggtatttctgcgaaaacaacttttgaacctcttccttctacttccaatgcaccagaacatatgacctataaacccattactcatg atgataaaaacatttgccatcaagatgcacaggcagaaatattagtccacagttataaaagacctaagaaaaacattgaaatgaaag acacttcatcaacatttacaattaaagagaagaggctttggcgacagttacaaaatgcaaaaaaaacaataaggaatatagcgaaggtagttgcagaagaacacaacagaaattttttaaatattaaaaaactgaatagtaccattgtaaatccaacattcaaaactaagatgagggtgaagtatgctgcgcatgctctgagtaataccgtggcagctattttaaaaatgatggcatggaaagaagtttctgattgcaatgatacagcatttgtgattgaacagttagataaactatttgattgtacaaatggtccatcatctttaaatgacgtaaagaaagggatccgggaaaatgtttccacatcaagtaatcacattgagtcttggaccttttatactgataagttaaaatccttaaaatttataacagcagaaaacacgatactaaaaaatgttaaatgcgtaaagggatatcaaatatctatcaaatccttaaacgatatttgggaaaagttaaagaatgaagggtttaaatatatgaaccttagacagtttaaccaagactctctggaaaacttatttggaatcattaggcaacacagtgtaaccaatagaaatcccactatcacgcactttactgcagcgcttaaaacaagcatggttactgggctgaaagtgcctcatagcagaagtgctaattgtgaagcagacaacaataaacatatgctggaatataaagacattttaaaaactaatttaaaaacaacagaaataaaaattaatgttcaagattccacagacactgaattttatcctgtgttgtctatcccggaccctgaaaacttagaacagcccattgaaaatttgtgtagccttgaaaaccaaccagtagtatatgtaagcgggtatttagctgccaaactattacagaacagttcttgtttaatttgtgaagagtgtttgagcgtgaaaactcctgttgacaatgatttgtatgcatatatatctcttcgcgaatggtggcatgataaaaaaagtctcgtttatccaacaattcaattatgtaccaccgtaaatgaagctaaacaattttatcatgaccatattgccgaccagatatatatggaaaatgttggaaaattcattttcttaatgttgagtacaaattgtaattttagttggtttaaatgtcaacaacataataaataa
- the LOC135075862 gene encoding PRADC1-like protein, which translates to MMFVSKFSLLLSFCKVFLLILFIPVVLPGANDLHFYDGSSSLDVIVGDIFFEIVEPVELRYSYRIRPAKDFGTTFNESFSFKNAKLVPTVPLHSCSNIVNYNNIAGHIALAERGDCSFVFKAAMAQMAGARAIIITEFLDKDDDYLIEMVDDKNELDINIPAAFLLGRSGATILRTLRLLHRSYAVVNLLINMTHTPVSKMNQPPWITW; encoded by the exons ATGATGTTTGTTTCTAAGTTTTCCTTGCTCCTATCGTTCTGTAAAGTTTTTCTACTGATTTTGTTTATTCCTGTGGTTTTACCGGGCG CTAATGATTTGCATTTCTATGACGGATCATCATCACTTGATGTAATAGTTGGTGATATATTTTTCGAAATCGTGGAACCCGTGGAGTTGAGATATTCTTATCGAATAAGACCTGCCAAAGATTTCGGCACTACTTTT AACGAAAGCTTCTCCTTCAAAAATGCAAAGCTAGTTCCGACAGTACCCTTACATAGCTGTTCAAATATTGTGAACTACAACAACATTGCAGGACACATTGCTTTAGCTGAAAGAGG AGATTGCTCCTTTGTATTTAAAGCAGCTATGGCACAGATGGCTGGAGCCAGGGCCATAATAATTACAGAATTCCTTGACAAGGATGATGACTATCTTATTGAAATGGTAGATGATAA GAATGAACTGGATATCAATATACCAGCAGCCTTTCTGCTCGGGCGAAGTGGCGCTACAATTCTCAGAACCCTTAGGCTACTCCACAGAAGCTATGCAGTTGTCAACCTGCTTATCAATATGACACACACCCCTGTTAGCAAAATGAACCAACCTCCCTGGATTACATGGTAA